A genomic segment from Peribacillus sp. ACCC06369 encodes:
- the murF gene encoding UDP-N-acetylmuramoyl-tripeptide--D-alanyl-D-alanine ligase has protein sequence MIKRTLKQVHEMANGLNDITPFQTIGINGVTIDSRTVKEGCLFIPLKGGQVDGHQYVKQAIAQGASASFWQRDVPNPPNDLPIVIVENTEKALQQLARAYREQLNIKVIGITGSNGKTTTKDMTAALLATTYKVHKTNGNFNNHLGLPLTVLSMEEDTEAAVLEMGMSSRGEIEFLSKMAKPDVAIITNIGESHLLDLGSREEIANAKLEIVEGLAEDGTLIYHGDEPLLRSRIKKDFPDLNVISFGRTEQNDLFPQTINQGSDSTTFTIASDEKEIDYEIPVLGQHNVLNALAAILVAKEFHVDDSAIRKGLLTIQLTNMRMELVEGAKGQKIINDAYNASPTSVKAAIELIEGLSGFEKKILVLGDMLELGPQEKDFHLKIGELISSERIDKIFTYGPLAEFIAKGASKAFSSEKVRPFQDKQKLIEELKSSTQVNDIILVKASRGMKLEEVVQALQK, from the coding sequence ATGATAAAGAGAACGTTAAAACAAGTACATGAAATGGCAAATGGATTGAATGATATCACTCCATTCCAGACCATAGGGATCAATGGGGTTACCATCGATTCAAGAACGGTTAAGGAAGGTTGTTTGTTCATTCCTCTTAAGGGTGGGCAGGTTGACGGCCATCAGTATGTCAAGCAAGCTATAGCGCAAGGAGCGTCGGCTTCTTTTTGGCAAAGGGATGTTCCGAATCCCCCTAATGATTTACCGATAGTCATTGTTGAAAATACCGAAAAAGCACTTCAGCAATTAGCGCGTGCTTACCGTGAGCAATTGAATATAAAAGTCATTGGGATAACAGGCAGTAACGGTAAGACGACTACGAAAGATATGACGGCTGCATTGCTGGCGACTACCTATAAAGTTCATAAAACCAATGGTAACTTCAATAATCATCTAGGTTTACCACTAACGGTGCTTTCTATGGAAGAGGATACTGAAGCCGCTGTTTTGGAAATGGGAATGAGCAGCCGCGGTGAAATCGAGTTCTTATCCAAAATGGCAAAGCCAGATGTAGCGATCATTACCAATATCGGTGAATCACATTTATTGGATTTAGGATCACGCGAGGAAATAGCGAATGCGAAGCTGGAAATTGTCGAAGGTTTGGCGGAAGATGGAACGCTCATATATCATGGTGATGAACCATTGCTTCGCAGTCGAATCAAAAAGGATTTTCCTGATTTAAACGTAATATCTTTTGGACGTACAGAACAAAATGATTTATTTCCGCAGACTATTAACCAAGGGTCAGACAGTACAACGTTTACAATCGCATCTGATGAAAAGGAAATCGACTATGAGATACCTGTTTTAGGCCAACATAATGTTCTTAATGCATTGGCGGCCATCTTGGTGGCTAAAGAATTCCATGTAGATGATTCGGCGATCCGTAAAGGTCTGTTAACCATTCAGTTAACTAATATGAGGATGGAATTGGTCGAGGGTGCAAAAGGGCAGAAAATCATCAATGATGCGTATAATGCCAGTCCAACTTCAGTTAAGGCCGCTATAGAGCTGATTGAGGGATTATCTGGTTTTGAGAAAAAGATACTTGTACTGGGAGATATGTTGGAGTTAGGGCCACAGGAAAAAGACTTTCATTTGAAAATTGGTGAATTGATTTCAAGTGAGCGGATTGATAAGATCTTCACGTATGGTCCTTTGGCTGAATTTATTGCCAAGGGAGCGAGCAAGGCTTTTTCATCAGAGAAGGTTCGTCCTTTTCAAGATAAGCAGAAGCTTATTGAGGAACTTAAATCGTCAACACAGGTGAATGATATCATTCTCGTTAAAGCTTCTAGGGGCATGAAGCTGGAGGAAGTCGTTCAAGCCTTGCAAAAATAA
- a CDS encoding PP2C family protein-serine/threonine phosphatase, translated as MNIYTIDVPLCKDFGLMLESLNKKVTFLEDPLNQSDLFQDSTDLMQSLFILPLHISKDSWQQTSLFALAESHDIPILFIYKRTKGMRPPPALPKRTFYETMAVPADSVEVRIKLKSLQNISMQLFSAKMKGHELEKINQKSARSLRIAKDFQLSGLPLSINKEDIEVKGLSQPSSELSGDLFYWTEVDDRTYGFIMIDVWGKGIHTALIYMSIRTLIPELIKRVKDPIFITKELNKHMQNLFQGVKRENKNHVCYTAFIAYVNTKDRLIEYVNCGLPSAFLYSPCTNQLLNLNEGSNPIGLIPEMPIKKIVFHYEPGSRFIIYTDGLSKTPGPSAIDRSDNIEMDFIENVHLDTHDLLKELLVSRMRHSVINDDICIIAGTLF; from the coding sequence ATGAATATATACACAATAGATGTTCCTTTATGTAAGGATTTTGGTCTGATGTTAGAGTCACTGAACAAGAAAGTCACCTTTTTGGAGGATCCACTCAATCAAAGTGATCTATTCCAGGATTCAACGGACTTAATGCAATCATTATTTATTTTACCTTTACACATATCAAAAGATTCTTGGCAGCAAACCTCGTTGTTCGCCTTAGCTGAATCTCATGATATCCCTATCTTATTTATTTACAAACGTACTAAAGGAATGAGGCCCCCTCCGGCGTTGCCAAAAAGGACCTTTTATGAAACCATGGCAGTCCCTGCCGATTCAGTAGAAGTCAGGATTAAATTAAAATCACTCCAAAACATCAGCATGCAACTGTTTTCAGCAAAAATGAAGGGGCATGAGCTTGAAAAGATTAACCAGAAATCAGCAAGGAGCCTGCGAATTGCAAAGGACTTTCAACTTTCAGGTTTACCTTTGTCGATCAATAAAGAAGATATAGAGGTCAAAGGTCTTTCCCAGCCTTCCAGTGAGTTGTCGGGGGATTTATTTTACTGGACGGAAGTTGATGACAGGACATACGGCTTCATAATGATCGATGTATGGGGAAAGGGCATTCATACAGCACTTATTTACATGTCCATACGAACATTGATTCCTGAGCTTATCAAACGTGTAAAAGACCCTATTTTTATAACGAAGGAACTGAACAAACATATGCAGAATCTATTTCAAGGAGTTAAAAGGGAAAATAAAAACCATGTTTGTTATACAGCCTTCATTGCATACGTGAATACAAAGGATAGACTCATCGAATATGTGAACTGCGGGCTTCCTTCAGCCTTTTTGTATTCCCCATGCACCAATCAACTCCTCAATTTAAATGAAGGGTCTAACCCAATAGGACTAATTCCTGAAATGCCCATTAAAAAAATAGTATTTCATTATGAACCAGGAAGCCGTTTCATCATCTATACAGATGGACTCTCTAAAACGCCGGGACCTTCTGCCATTGACAGATCTGACAATATTGAGATGGACTTTATCGAAAATGTACATCTCGATACACATGACCTTCTTAAGGAGCTTTTGGTTTCAAGGATGAGGCATTCAGTTATTAACGATGATATCTGCATTATTGCCGGGACACTTTTTTAA